From a single Pleurodeles waltl isolate 20211129_DDA chromosome 10, aPleWal1.hap1.20221129, whole genome shotgun sequence genomic region:
- the DCUN1D3 gene encoding DCN1-like protein 3, with protein sequence MGQCVTKCKNPSSTLGSKNGNRESNKSQGKRSASHKEESSFACGKASGDILVNGTKKMDTAVEPSQPPAPSGDTKKKDPGLGAEESSLLRIEELFRRYKDEREDAILEEGMEHFCNDLCVDPTEFKVLVLAWKFQAATMCKFTRKEFFEGCKAIHADTNEGICARFPSLLSEAKQEDRFKDLYRFTFQFGLDSEEGQRSLHRDIAIALWKLVFTQNKPLILDQWLNFLIDNPSGIKGISRDTWNMFLNFTQVIGPDLSNYSEDEAWPSLFDTFVEWEMERRKKEEETKCITSPDTEHLCGDEQT encoded by the exons ATGGGCCAGTGTGTCACTAAATGCAAGAATCCTTCTTCTACGTTGGGTAGTAAAAATGGCAACAGAGAAAGCAACAAGTCACAAGGCAAAAGAAGTGCCAGCCACAAAGAGGAGTCATCTTTTGCATGTGGTAAAGCTTCTGGGGATATTCTGGTCAATGGAACAAAGAAAATGGATACTGCAGTAGAGCCTAGCCAGCCTCCGGCGCCTTCTGGTGATACAAAGAAAAAAGATCCAGGGTTGGGAGCAGAGGAGTCGTCTTTGCTGCGGATTGAGGAACTATTTAGGCGATATAAAGATGAACGAGAGGATGCCATTCTCGAGGAAGGGATGGAACACTTTTGCAATGACCTCTGTGTGGACCCAACAGAATTTAAAGTGCTAGTCTTGGCTTGGAAGTTTCAGGCTGCTACCATGTGCAAGTTTACAAG GAAAGAGTTTTTTGAGGGCTGCAAAGCAATTCATGCAGATACTAATGAAGGAATATGTGCAAGATTCCCTTCTCTTCTAAGTGAAGCTAAACAGGAGGACAGATTCAAGGATCTCTATCGATTTACCTTCCAGTTTGGCCTGGACTCTGAAGAAGGACAACGGTCACTACATCGGGATATAGCCATTGCGCTTTGGAAGCTTGTTTTCACACAAAATAAACCCTTAATTTTGGACCAGTGGTTAAACTTCCTCATTGACAACCCCTCAGGAATAAAGGGAATTTCCCGGGACACGTGGAATATGTTCCTAAATTTTACTCAGGTGATTGGACCAGACCTCAGCAACTACAGTGAAGATGAGGCTTGGCCTAGTCTCTTCGATACTTTTGTGGAATGGGAAATGGAACgaaggaaaaaggaagaagaaaccaAATGTATTACATCTCCAGACACAGAACACCTGTGTGGGGACGAGCAGACTTAA